The sequence TAATTTGCTATTTAAGTTGCAATACTTGTGTGAGTTGACTTACTGATTCAATTCCTCCCGCCATGTTTTTGCGGGATGGAAAGAAATCACTCGGCGGGCATCAATGCGGTGTTCCACTTTGCTCTTGGGATCCCTTCCAGGTCGGGCAACCTTGTCCTTCAATTCAAAGAGCCCAAAGTTGGTGACCATCAGGCTGTCCCCAGACTCCAGGTTCTGGCGCATGATTTCTAACAATTCATTAATTAAGTCCTCAGCTTCACCCTGAGAAATGCCCGTTTCTAAACGGACTCGACGTACAACATCAGCTTTGACCATCTAATTTCCTACGGCATAAGGATACCGCCCCATTAGCGTTGGAGCAGGGGTGGTGGAGGGAAGTCGCCTTCGTACATTACTTCCCCAGCAGCATTGAAGTATGAACCACGTGCAAAAACACCTGCTTGAAACTCTCCCTGGTAGAGCAGGTGTCCTTCGTGATCAAACAACTTTCCAGCGCCTTCGAGGCGCCCCTCAATGAAGTCCCCGTCATAGCGGACCTTGCCGTTCTTCCAAAACAGCCTTCCTTTTCCATGAGCACGATTACCTTCGATAGGTCCCAAGTAATAGAGAAACCCATCTCGATAATAGCGCTCCTGTGCCAGTGTCAGGGATTTTCGAACGAAGATCTCCACCAGCTCAATGGCTGGCAAGCGAGGAAAGTCAGCCCGACAGTTCAACGGTATTACACTCAATAGCAGGCCTAAACTCACGCTTAGCCAACCCATGACAGGTTTTGGTTTGACCATAAGCCGTCAAAAGCTAGTAGAAAGCTGAAGAAAGTGCAACGCTTGTGTTTGAAGAAAATTCAATTCCACTCTGTCCAGAGCACACATCCCCAAACAATGACGAGGTTGACTAGGCTGAGGAAGACCGCAGCACTGCCCATGTCCTTCGCCTTTTTGGAAAGAAGATGATGATCTTTCGAAATACGATCAACAACCGCCTCAACAGCAGAATTGAGAATTTCAACGATCATCACCAGTAGCACACTCGCAATCAATAAAGCCGTACTGAGCACACTGATCGGCAGTATGATAGAGAGGGGAATCAGAAATGTGGCTAACCAGACTTCCTGTCGGAATGCTTCTTCACCAGTGTAGCAAGCGCGTAACCCCTCCAAGGAAAAATGGAGAGCATTCTTAATTCTACGCCAGCCAGACTGGTGGCGAGGTACTGTGGGAGATTCCCCTTCCATTGAATCAATCATGAACGAGGGGATGGGGGAAATAGAAGATAGTTAGTTGCGACTGAGAAGTTCAGACCTTTATACTGACATTGCCTTTGTTGTTACCAGCATCACCCAAGCCAACTAAACCTCCAAAGTCCTTGATCATTTCCAAGGCCCCAAACATCAGAGTTTCAGAACCAAAGTCTTGCATTTGCTCTGCAAAACTACGTTGGGCACTATCCTTAGACTCCATGTACTCAGCAAATTTTGGATTTTTCAGAAGTGCAAACGCCTCTAATTGCTGCTGTTCATCCTGCATCCGTTCTGCTAATTCCTCACCAAGCTCCCGAATGTTCTCTGTCTCAAGACGTTTGAATTCTGGTAATTCTTGGATTTCCCTCAGAGCCTGTTCATTTAGGGTGTTTAGACGAAGCTGCAGGGTCTCCGCAAATTGCTCTGCGGCTTTATCCGTAAGCTGTTGTTTCTGGGCAACCTTCTCGTAACTAGACACTACCATCACATAGGAGCGTCGAAGGGTGATTGATTGTTTATGGTCTTCTGGCCCTCGAACGTTGTTATAGCGCGTATCTGGTTGGTGAATAGGCTGAGTTGCTTGTGGAATCGGGAAAGGCAACTTGCTTTCTTCTGTTTTCTCAGCTTTTTTCTGATTTGAAGCTTGGGCTGGGGTGGGCGTATTGCCTACTTTCATATCATTGCTCGTTCTAATGGGAAGGGACCAAAAAATATTCTAAAGTTCATACAAATTTTTGACCAATTAAGGCTCTAGTTCACTGTTGGCAAAACGCATTACACTACTCAGGGTTGTTGTTGGAAATAGCCAGAAGTCTGGTTCTTGCCCGGATGGTGGCACTACGTTTAACTGATGATCAAGGTGAAGCTGATGACTGAAAGAGAGCAAAAGGCCTGATGCAGGCAACTGAAACATCGGCACTACATTCCCATCTGGATAGGGGCCCGTGTTCGTTCCGAGTAGCGTAGCATTTGGCAATTGACGGCTTAGCCCCACCAAAAACTGACAACCTGCTCCACACTGGTCATTGGCAATCACAATCAACCGCTTGTTCCATTTTGGAGATTTCGGTTTGCCTTGAAACAGAAATTTCGTCTCCATCCATTTGGCATCGATCGATTCTTCTTCAAAACGCTGTAACATCGATGCAAAAACACCACGCTGCTGAGCCAAGGCATCTTGTAGCCACCCTGATTGCGAAAGCTGGCGTTCCTGCCACTCCATTTGGCGCAACAAGCCTGTGATCGTTGCAGGAGTTTGCTTTTCCCGTACGATGGAACTTTGCACATTATTTCGTAAAACATCACGAAGCCAGCGCTCAATAAAGGAAAAACTGCCCTGAGCATTGTCACGCACATCGAGGATTAGTGTTCGGGCCGAACCCATTCTCTCCGGCAGCAAATAAAAATCTCTTACAGCCGTCTCCTCTTTGTGTCCATCACGAAGCCAACGAACATAAAACACGCGACCTTCATCTGCTTGAAACAGGGTTTGTCTTGGAGAGACCAACTCTTTGACAATGCGTTGTAAGAGAAGCTCTCGAGTGACTTTTCGGTTCAACTCATCAACAAATTCACACCTAATTCGTTCAGGAAATTCAGATGCATAGATCCCCAGCATCACTCTTTTCTCACGAATTCGCTCTGGTAGAATTGGAAATAAACGCACGCTAGAATGATTACATTCGTTCAGCCAGAGATTCGCCAGTCCAGGAAACTTTTGGTCAGGCAGCACCCGAAAACGATCTCCTTGTTTAGCGAGACGTAAGTCTGTAAACCGCGGCTCGACTAGCAGAATTCGATTCTGGTAGTGCCGCCGAGGCAG comes from SAR324 cluster bacterium and encodes:
- a CDS encoding S41 family peptidase, encoding MLTEENTTSLYQVEEIPGMTVKSSWKLCLILLGWLFTSTFSHSLSAQSIEWSRSPAYLTPAQVHDDLVAVKQLIQENYVHYERLQQAGHDWDQVFSELRSQLLENPRPMLTQHFQEKLLEALQFTEDPVFRADLHLPRRHYQNRILLVEPRFTDLRLAKQGDRFRVLPDQKFPGLANLWLNECNHSSVRLFPILPERIREKRVMLGIYASEFPERIRCEFVDELNRKVTRELLLQRIVKELVSPRQTLFQADEGRVFYVRWLRDGHKEETAVRDFYLLPERMGSARTLILDVRDNAQGSFSFIERWLRDVLRNNVQSSIVREKQTPATITGLLRQMEWQERQLSQSGWLQDALAQQRGVFASMLQRFEEESIDAKWMETKFLFQGKPKSPKWNKRLIVIANDQCGAGCQFLVGLSRQLPNATLLGTNTGPYPDGNVVPMFQLPASGLLLSFSHQLHLDHQLNVVPPSGQEPDFWLFPTTTLSSVMRFANSELEP
- a CDS encoding diacylglycerol kinase, whose amino-acid sequence is MEGESPTVPRHQSGWRRIKNALHFSLEGLRACYTGEEAFRQEVWLATFLIPLSIILPISVLSTALLIASVLLVMIVEILNSAVEAVVDRISKDHHLLSKKAKDMGSAAVFLSLVNLVIVWGCVLWTEWN
- a CDS encoding HU family DNA-binding protein; translated protein: MVKADVVRRVRLETGISQGEAEDLINELLEIMRQNLESGDSLMVTNFGLFELKDKVARPGRDPKSKVEHRIDARRVISFHPAKTWREELNQ